The following are encoded together in the Cynocephalus volans isolate mCynVol1 chromosome 4, mCynVol1.pri, whole genome shotgun sequence genome:
- the UEVLD gene encoding ubiquitin-conjugating enzyme E2 variant 3 isoform X3, translating to MEELKNVNVFFPYFRYSIDTYVFKDSLQKDLLNFTGTIPVMYQGNTYNIPIRFWILDSHPFAPPICFLKPTANMGIVVGKHVDAQGRIYLPYLQNWSHPKSVIVGLIKEMITKFQEELPLYSLSSSDEARQVDLLAYIAKITEGVSDINSKSWTNYENKTVNKITVVGGGELGIACTLAISAKGIADRLVLLDLSEGTKGGTMDLDIFNLPNVEISKDLSASAHSKVVIFTVNSLGSSQSYLDVVQSNVDMFRALVPALGHYSQHSVLLIASQPVEIMTYVTWKLSAFPENQVIGIGCNLDSLRLQYIITNVLKAQTSGKDVWVIGEQGEDKVPTWGGQEVMSHNSQVQLSNRAMELLRVKGQRSWSVGLSVADLVDSIVNDKKKVHSVSVLAKGYYDINTEVFLSLPCILGNKGVSEVISTTVKEDTVTEKLQSSASSIHGLQQQLKL from the exons gtaatacatataacataccaATTCGTTTCTGGATTTTGGATTCTCACCCTTTTGCTCCCCCCATTTGCTTCTTGAAGCCAACTGCAAATATGGGAATCGTAGTTGGAAAACATGTGGATGCTCAAGGCAGAATATACTTGCCCTATCTCCAAAACTGGAGCCAT CCTAAATCTGTCATTGTTGGATTAATTAAAGAAATGATTACCAAGTTTCAAGAGGAACTTCCCCTTTATTCTCTGTCATCATCTGATGAGGCACGGCAGGTAGACTTGCTAGCCTATATTGCAAAAATCACTGAAG GTGTCTCAGATATAAATTCGAAAAGCTGGACAAATTATGAGAATAAAACAGTCAATAAAATTACTGTGGTTGGAGGTGGAGAGTTGGGTATTGCCTGCACATTAGCAATTTCGGCAAAG GGCATTGCAGACAGGCTGGTTCTCTTAGACCTCTCAGAAGGGACTAAAGGAGGCACAATGGACCTTGACATCTTCAACCTGCCTAATGTGGAGATCAGCAAAG aTTTGTCTGCCTCTGCTCATTCCAAGGTGGTGATCTTCACAGTCAACTCTTTGGGTAGTTCTCAGTCTTACCTTGATGTTGTGCAGAGCAATGTGGATATGTTCAGAGCACTTGTCCCAGCTCTGGGACATTATAGTCAACACAGTGTCCTGCTCATTGCATCTCAACCAG TGGAAATCATGACCTACGTGACATGGAAACTGAGTGCGTTTCCTGAAAATCAAGTGATTGGAATTGGATGTAATCTAGATTCACTGAGATtacaatatattattacaaatgttTTGAAGGCACAGACTTCAGGCAAAGACGTGTGGGTTATTGGTGAGCAGGGAGAAGACAAAG tgCCTACATGGGGTGGCCAAGAAGTAATGAGTCATAATTCTCAGGTACAGCTGTCCAACAG AGCCATGGAACTGTTAAGGGTGAAAGGTCAAAGATCCTGGTCTGTTGGACTATCAGTAGCTGACCTGGTTGACAGTATtgtaaatgataaaaagaaagtgCATTCTGTATCAGTTTTAGCAAAG ggaTATTATGATATAAATACTGAAGTGTTTTTAAGTTTGCCTTGCATTCTTGGAAACAAGGGGGTATCTGAAGTCATCAGTACCACAGTGAAAGAAGATACAGTGACGGAGAAACTCCAAAGCAGTGCATCCTCAATCCATGGTCTCCAACAACAGTTAAAACTTTGA
- the UEVLD gene encoding ubiquitin-conjugating enzyme E2 variant 3 isoform X4: MYQGNTYNIPIRFWILDSHPFAPPICFLKPTANMGIVVGKHVDAQGRIYLPYLQNWSHPKSVIVGLIKEMITKFQEELPLYSLSSSDEARQVDLLAYIAKITEGVSDINSKSWTNYENKTVNKITVVGGGELGIACTLAISAKGIADRLVLLDLSEGTKGGTMDLDIFNLPNVEISKDLSASAHSKVVIFTVNSLGSSQSYLDVVQSNVDMFRALVPALGHYSQHSVLLIASQPVEIMTYVTWKLSAFPENQVIGIGCNLDSLRLQYIITNVLKAQTSGKDVWVIGEQGEDKVPTWGGQEVMSHNSQVQLSNRAMELLRVKGQRSWSVGLSVADLVDSIVNDKKKVHSVSVLAKGYYDINTEVFLSLPCILGNKGVSEVISTTVKEDTVTEKLQSSASSIHGLQQQLKL; this comes from the exons gtaatacatataacataccaATTCGTTTCTGGATTTTGGATTCTCACCCTTTTGCTCCCCCCATTTGCTTCTTGAAGCCAACTGCAAATATGGGAATCGTAGTTGGAAAACATGTGGATGCTCAAGGCAGAATATACTTGCCCTATCTCCAAAACTGGAGCCAT CCTAAATCTGTCATTGTTGGATTAATTAAAGAAATGATTACCAAGTTTCAAGAGGAACTTCCCCTTTATTCTCTGTCATCATCTGATGAGGCACGGCAGGTAGACTTGCTAGCCTATATTGCAAAAATCACTGAAG GTGTCTCAGATATAAATTCGAAAAGCTGGACAAATTATGAGAATAAAACAGTCAATAAAATTACTGTGGTTGGAGGTGGAGAGTTGGGTATTGCCTGCACATTAGCAATTTCGGCAAAG GGCATTGCAGACAGGCTGGTTCTCTTAGACCTCTCAGAAGGGACTAAAGGAGGCACAATGGACCTTGACATCTTCAACCTGCCTAATGTGGAGATCAGCAAAG aTTTGTCTGCCTCTGCTCATTCCAAGGTGGTGATCTTCACAGTCAACTCTTTGGGTAGTTCTCAGTCTTACCTTGATGTTGTGCAGAGCAATGTGGATATGTTCAGAGCACTTGTCCCAGCTCTGGGACATTATAGTCAACACAGTGTCCTGCTCATTGCATCTCAACCAG TGGAAATCATGACCTACGTGACATGGAAACTGAGTGCGTTTCCTGAAAATCAAGTGATTGGAATTGGATGTAATCTAGATTCACTGAGATtacaatatattattacaaatgttTTGAAGGCACAGACTTCAGGCAAAGACGTGTGGGTTATTGGTGAGCAGGGAGAAGACAAAG tgCCTACATGGGGTGGCCAAGAAGTAATGAGTCATAATTCTCAGGTACAGCTGTCCAACAG AGCCATGGAACTGTTAAGGGTGAAAGGTCAAAGATCCTGGTCTGTTGGACTATCAGTAGCTGACCTGGTTGACAGTATtgtaaatgataaaaagaaagtgCATTCTGTATCAGTTTTAGCAAAG ggaTATTATGATATAAATACTGAAGTGTTTTTAAGTTTGCCTTGCATTCTTGGAAACAAGGGGGTATCTGAAGTCATCAGTACCACAGTGAAAGAAGATACAGTGACGGAGAAACTCCAAAGCAGTGCATCCTCAATCCATGGTCTCCAACAACAGTTAAAACTTTGA